A single Triticum dicoccoides isolate Atlit2015 ecotype Zavitan chromosome 2A, WEW_v2.0, whole genome shotgun sequence DNA region contains:
- the LOC119353619 gene encoding xylulose kinase 2-like: MVGRSSLPDGALFLGLDSSTQSVKATVLSNELIIVASETVNFDSELPHYKTEGGVYRDPTDDGRIYSPTIMWVEALELLLEKLKPKINFSKVVAVSGSGQQHGSVYWKKGSQAVLSSLDPGKSLASQLKDAFSTMDSPIWMDSSTTKQCREIENAVGGALELSKLTGSRAYERFTGPQIRKIYQTAPHIYENTERISLVSSFMASILAGCYASIDETDGAGMNLMDINKRTWSKAVLEATAPDLEQKLGNLAPAYAAAGRISSYFVERHQFDKNCLVIQWSGDNPNSLAGLTLNTPGDLAISLGTSDTVFGITAEAKPSLEGHVFPNPVEPDGYMVMLCYKNGSLTREDVRNQCAEKSWDVFNNYIEKTPPLNDGKLGFYYKDHEILPPLPVGFHRYIVKNFNDASSDNLTEHEVQEFDPRSEVRAIVEGQMLSMRGHAERFGMPNPPKRIIATGGASSNESILKLIAQIFGCPVFTVERPDSASLGAALRAAHGWLCKEEGGFVPISRMYTGNLEKTSLGAKLAVPAPGEEGRELLKKYTLLMKKRMEIERRLVEKIGRA, encoded by the exons ATGGTCGGGCGGAGCTCCCTCCCGGATGGGGCCCTCTTCCTCGGACTGGACAGCTCCACTCA GTCTGTGAAAGCTACTGTGCTCAGCAATGAGTTAATAATAGTCGCTTCTGAAACTGTTAATTTTGACTCTGAATTACCGCACTACAAAACCGAGGGTGGGGTTTACAGAGATCCTACAGATGACGGCCGTATATATTCACCAACCATAATGTGGGTTGAGGCTTTGGAACTGCTTCTTGAGAAACTAAAACCAAAGATCAACTTCAGTAAGGTTGTGGCCGTTTCAGGGAGTGGGCAACAACATGGCAGCGTTTACTGGAAGAAGGGCAGTCAAGCTGTACTGTCTTCCCTGGATCCTGGTAAGAGCTTGGCATCCCAGCTTAAGGATGCCTTTTCTACCATGGACTCGCCAATATGGATGGACAGTAGCACTACCAAGCAATGCAGAGAAATAGAAAATGCTGTCGGAGGAGCATTGGAGTTATCTAAGCTGACAGGGTCTCGTGCCTATGAGAGATTCACTGGGCCCCAGATACGGAAGATCTACCAAACAGCACCCCATATTTATGAAAATACCGAGAGAATATCTTTGGTGAGCTCATTCATGGCATCCATCCTTGCTGGATGCTATGCAAGTATTGATGAAACTGATGGTGCTGGGATGAATTTGATGGATATAAACAAGAGGACCTGGTCAAAAGCTGTTTTAGAG GCTACTGCTCCTGATCTTGAACAGAAGTTGGGAAATCTGGCACCGGCATATGCAGCTGCAGGTCGGATTTCTTCATATTTTGTAGAAAG GCATCAGTTTGACAAGAACTGTTTGGTTATTCAGTGGTCAGGTGACAATCCCAATAGCCTTGCAG GTTTGACACTGAATACACCTGGCGATCTTGCAATCAGCCTTGGTACTAGTGACACA GTTTTTGGGATTACTGCCGAAGCTAAACCAAGCCTTGAAGGCCATGTTTTTCCCAACCCTGTTGAACCGGATGGTTACATGGTGATGCTATGTTACAAAAATGGTTCATTGACCCGGGAAG ATGTGCGGAATCAGTGCGCAGAAAAATCGTGGGATGTTTTCAACAACTATATAGAGAAAACACCCCCTCTGAATG ATGGGAAGTTAGGATTCTACTACAAAGACCATGAAATCCTGCCTCCTCTTCCAG TTGGTTTCCACCGATACATTGTCAAGAATTTTAATGACGCCTCATCTGACAATCTGACGGAGCATGAGGTGCAAGAATTCGATCCACGATCTGAG GTCCGTGCCATCGTCGAGGGCCAGATGTTGTCGATGCGAGGGCATGCCGAGCGGTTTGGCATGCCCAACCCACCAAAGCGGATCATAGCAACCGGTGGGGCATCCTCCAATGAGAGCATCCTCAAGTTGATCGCGCAAATCTTTGGCTGCCCCGTCTTCACAGTTGAGAGACCCG ATTCGGCTTCGCTGGGCGCAGCCCTGAGAGCTGCCCACGGGTGGCTGTGCAAGGAGGAAGGAGGCTTTGTTCCCATTTCCCGGATGTACACGGGCAACCTGGAGAAGACCTCGCTGGGCGCAAAGCTGGCGGTGCCGGCGCCGGGGGAGGAGGGCAGGGAGCTCCTGAAGAAGTACACGCTGCTCATGAAGAAGAGGATGGAGATCGAGAGACGCCTGGTGGAGAAGATTGGGCGTGCGTAG